The sequence CCGGCCGCGAGACCCGTCTGATCTACCGGACGCAGACGTACCGGGGCCGTACCGGCGAGAAGAAGGGCTTCCGGGCTCGCGAGTTCGCGGACCTGCTGACCTCCGCCCGTCGGCAGCTCGGTGGTGCACCGCTGATCGTGGTGTGGGACAACGCCAGCACTCATCACGCCAAGGCCCTAAGGGAGTTCTGCGAACGCAACAGCGACTGGCTGACCATCGTCAAGCTCCCGCCCTACGCGCCCGACCTCAACCCCGTCGAAGGCGTATGGGCCCATCTGAAGAAGTCCCTGGCCAACCTCGCACCCCGCACGATCGAAGACCTCACCCCACTCGTGAAGAACCGCCTACGCGACATCCAAGGCCGACCCAAGGTCCTCGACGGCTTCATCGCCGAGACCGGACTGGGAGTGCAGTCTCCGTAGCCCTGTCACCCCACCCTTTCAACCTCAGAGGCACGTCTGACGGAAAGAACTCGCCTGCGAAGGGCCGTATGATCATCCGCCGTTACGGAGCCCAGCCATGGCGTATGGGCGGGGAGCACTACGAGCACCTGGCCGCTCGAACAGCCACGCCGAGGGCTGCCGCTCGACGGCCAGCTCGTCAGCGCGGCCTGGACCCAGATCTCGCCTCTGCGATGTCCGCTCCCGGAGTCGCGCTCCATGAGGAGGTCACCTTCGACCTTCTGGTGAATGACCTGTCGGGTCGAACGCAGGGACACCTTGGGACACGCGGGGGGCTCAGGGTGCAGGGTGGGAGCCCCAGCGCTGGGAGCCATCGGGGAGCCGATCCGCTCCCCGAGCCCCTTCCAAGCCACGCGGCAACAACCGATCCCATCCTTCCGACCTGCGGAAACGCCATCGAGGCTGGCAGGCTCAGCGCCCGAACCTCATTCGGGACGAAGAGGTCGTGGGTTCAAATCCCGCCACCCCGACAGCTGAAGTACCAGGTCAGGGGCCTGATCCGCTTAGTGGGTCGGGCCCTTGAGTGGTTTCTGGAGGTAGCGGACTGGCCGCCTGACCGGGGTGGCATGATCTGGCCGGCCCGATCCCGGTGGCCCCGGGTGCTCGTCAGGACGAGGGCGGGGTGCTCGCTGACCAGAAGTCGGAGTGGATGTAGGGGAGTCCTTTGGATTCCGGGGAGGCGGGGTCCAGGGGCTTGCGGGGAGGGTCGGTGACCTTTGACTCGGTGACGCACGGGGAGATCACGTGGAACCCGGCCTGGCCCTTGTAGTCGAACTCCAGGCCGACCTCGAAGCCGTCGGGTGCGGTCGCGAAGATCGCCGGCATGTCGGCGCTGTCGCGGACCGACGTGATCTTGTAGCCCTCCTTCTTCCAGAAGCGCTCCACGACACCGAGGAAGCCGCCACGGCGCTCCGGCGCGATGATCGTCATCACGTGGCGTCGGCGGCTCACCGAACCGGTCACGGTGCCGTCGTTCTTGAAGTCCGTGCAGCTGGATTCGCTCGACGGCCCCCGCATGACCTCGACCGACGGGTTGACCGCCTTGAGGGTCGCGTCGATGATTCCCTCGGCGTGGTCGGCCGCCTCCTGCGTGTTCATGTTCGTCTCCTTCGGCGCGTCCGCCTTCCTCCCTCGCTTCCGCCGCCGCCGGCGAGGCCACAGCCGGAGACGACGAGGATCGACGCCACGAGGGCCGCAGCACGGGTTTTCATCGGTATTTGTCCCAGGTCACGAGGTCAGGACGGTCCGCGACGACGGCCGCGATGTTGGCAGCGGACACAGGGTCCTTGTCCCTGGCCGGGTTGAAGTAGTTGGAATGCGCCGGGGTGAGCCCCTGCCCGCCGAGCAACGGCACCGGGCCGTCCGACACCTTGAACCGTCTGGCACCGAACGCCTCGCCGGCCGGGTCCTTACCGAACCAGAGGTCGTCGTCCCCCTGGTCCGCGAGGTCCCCGAGGACATAGGCACCGATGGGACCACCACCGAGGTAGCCGACGGTGCCCGCCACGGCCTCCTTCTTCGACGGCAGGTGGGTGACGGGGTCGTTCGCGGCCGCGCCCACGAACACGTGGTCCTTCCCGACCCCGAGGTCCTCCGCGTGGTCGACGCCGGTACGGGGGCTCCCGACGAGGATGATGTCGTCGGCTCCGGGGGTTCCCCCTGGCTCCTGCGTTGCCGCGCCCACGGGGCGGGATCCGTAGGAGTGGCCGATCGCGGCCAGGTGCGGGTCCTCGTGGTCGTTCGTCGCGGCGCGTCCGCCCATGAACGAGTTGTACGCCGGTGCGCCCACCTCCGCGTCATGCGCGGACATCACATCCGCGTCGGACAGCGAGGTGGCGGCGTCCTGGGGAGCGTCGAGCTGCGGCGGGTCGTAGCCCAGCCACACGAGGGACGCGCTGGACGGATCGATGTTCCGGGCGTCGACCGCGGTGTCGTACGCACGCTTCACGTCGCCCCCGGCGAAACCGTCGTCCAGGGCGGTACCGAGACCGGGAACGTACGCCGACACGTTCTCGGGCTTGTCCAAGTTCCCGAACGCGACGACGGCACGGCCGAGTCTCTCGTCGCCGATCCCCAACAGGTACATGGGCGGCTCTTTGGGGTCCGCCAACTGCTTCGCGGCGTTGCCCTGCATCTGCTGCCGGATGCTCTAGAGAGCGTCCAACTAGGTCTTGGCGCGTTCGCCGGCCTCGCCGGAGAGTTTGCCGATCAGAATGTCCAGGTTCTCGCGGTTGGCACCGTCCCGAACGTCGGACGGAATGCCGTCCAGATCACCGATGGTCTCGGGAAAGGCCCGCCGGTACTCGTCGCGCTGCTCGTCGTCGAGGCCGTCCCACCACTTCTTGCGGCCGGCGTGCGACTTGGTTAGCGGAAGATGATCGCGTGGCCCCTCCCCGTGTCACGCGGTATGCCGCCGGAAGGCGGTGCACGTACGACCGCGACGCCGCAGCGGTCGAGAAGCACGGTGCTGACGCCACGTCGAGCACCGCATCCGTACCTGCCCCTTGCCGTCCGAGTACGCGTACTCGGACGGCAAGGGCGCACCGGGCCCGGGTCAGTGAGGGTGGCGGTGGTGGTGGGTGTGGGTGGCGGCCAAGGTGATGAAGAGGGCCAGGACGGCGGCGGGGGTGGTGATCGTGGTCAGCCAGGCCGTCGGGGTGTCGGGGTTCTCGGCCAGGCGGAGGGCGCCGGTGATCGCGGCGGTGGTCAGGCCGGTGGTGAGGAGGACGGCGACCACGTAGCGGGTGCGGTCGGGGGCCGGTGGGGCCTGCGCGGGGGTCAACTCCGTCCAGTGGGTGGCGGCTTCGCGGGTCTCGCGGGAGTGGTGGAGGGCGGAGGAGAGGAGGAGGGCCGCGGCCAGGAAGGTGCCCGTCCCGGCGGCCGTCGCCGGCCACTTCCAGGGGTTCGTGGTGAGGAGGAGGACGGCGACGGCCGCGGCTGTCGTCCAGGCCGTCACGCAGGACGCCGCCCGCAGCCGGCGGGACACCGGGCGGTCGGCGCCCGCGCGGAGGTCGGCGAGGGCCGGGAGGTACCAGACACAGCCGGCGGCGGTCACCGCGGTGGTGGCCAGGGCCAGTACGGGATGCGCCATGGCTCGGGGGTCTCTCTTTCGGGTCGTGGAGGGGTGGGGGCCGGGCGCGCGCTTCCCCCCCGCTCGCTGTCCGGAGGGTGGGGGCCCCAGGGCCCCTGAGGGTTGTCGTCGCTCGCCCGGCTTTCCCGCCGGTCGGCTGCGCGCGCGGGGCCCCATCGCGTCGGCCCGCTTCTCCGCCGTGCGGCCGTACGCGCCGGATCCCGTCCGGGGCGGCGGCAAGGAGCCGGAAGAGACGTTCTAGCTCGCCGCCTCCGCCTCAAGGGCCGCGATCTCCGGGTGGTGCAGGTCGAAGGCCGGGGATTCGCTGCGGATGCGCGGCAGGGTGGTGAAGTTGTGGCGCGGTGGCGGGCAGGAGGTGGCCCACTCCAGGGAGCGGCCGTAGCCCCAGGGGTCGTCGACGCCCACCGGCTCGGCGTACTTGGCGGTCTTCCAGACGTTGTAGAAGAACGGCAGGATGGACAGGCCGAGGAGGAACGAACCGATGGTGGAGACCGTGTTGAGGGCGGTGAAGCCGTCGGTGGCGAGGTAGTCGGCGTACCGGCGCGGCATGCCCTCGGCGCCCAGCCAGTGCTGGACGAGGAAGGTGAGGTGGAAGCCCACCGTCAGCGTCCAGAAGGTGATCTTGCCGAGGCGTTCGTCCAGCATCTTGCCCGTGAACTTCGGCCACCAGAAGTGGAATCCGGCGAACATCGCGTACACGACCGTACCGAAGATCGTGTAGTGGAAGTGGGCCACCACGAAGTACGAGTCGGAGACGTGGAAGTCCAGCGGCGGCGAGGCCAGGATCACGCCCGTCAGGCCGCCGAAGACGAAGGTGATGAGGAAGCCGGTCGTCCACAGCATCGGGGTCTCGAAGCTGAGCGAACCCTTCCACATGGTGCCGATCCAGTTGAAGAACTTCACCCCCGTCGGCACCGCGATCAGGAACGTCATGAAGGAGAAGAAGGGAAGCAGCACGCCGCCGGTGACGTACATGTGGTGGGCCCACACGGTGACCGACAGGCCCGCGATGGAGATCGTCGCGGCGATCAGGCCCATGTAGCCGAACATGGGCTTGCGGGAGAAGACCGGGATCACCTCGGAGACGATGCCGAAGAACGGCAGCGCCAGGATGTAGACCTCCGGATGGCCGAAGAACCAGAAGAGGTGCTGCCACAGCAGGGCGCCGCCGTTGGCCGCGTCGAAGATGTGGCTGCCGAACTTGCGGTCGCACTCCAGCGCGAACAGGGCCGCGGCCAGGACCGGGAAGACGATCAGGACCAGGAGCGCGGTCAGCAGCACGTTCCATACGAAGATCGGCATGCGGAACATGGTCATGCCGGGCGCGCGCATGCAGATGATCGTGGTGATGAAGTTGACCGCGCCCGCGATCGAGCCGAAGCCGGACAGCGCCACGCCCATGATCCACAGGTCGGAGCCGAGGCCCGGCGAGTGCACCGCGTCGGACAGCGGGGCGTACAGGAACCACCCGAAGTCCGCCGCGCCGTCGGGCGTCAGGAAGCCGCCCGCCGCGATCAGCGAGCCGAACAGGAACAGCCAGAAGGCCAGCATGTTCAGCCGGGGGAACGCCACGTCGGGCGCGCCGATCTGCAGCGGCATGATCCAGTTGGCGAAGCCGGTGAACAGCGGCATCGCGAACAGCAGCAGCATGATCGAGCCGTGCATGGTGAACGCCTGGTTGAACTGCTCGTTCGTCATGATCTGGAGCCCGGGGCGGGCCAGTTCGGCGCGCATCAGCAGCGCCAGCACGCCACCGATCAGGAAGAACGCGAACGCGCAGACCAGGTACATCGTCCCGATCTGCTTGTGGTCCGTGGTCGTCAGCCACTGGATCCAGGTGGGCCGTGCGCGTCGTACGGCCGGCGGCCGGGGGCCGGCCGCCGTGACCTCGGCGCTCGGCCGTTCGGTCATCACCTTGTGTATCTGTGCCTCGTCCACCGGACGGCGTCCCTCCCAGCTGTGCATGTCGGAGCCGGGCCGGGAAGCGCCACGCGTGCGGGTCGTGGACCCGGCGCTTCCCGGCCCGCCACATGATCGGCCCGGGGACACCCCCCGCCGATAGGGCCCAACAGGCCCGGCTCCGGCCGCCGGTAGGGCCGGGTGGCCCCT is a genomic window of Streptomyces sp. WP-1 containing:
- a CDS encoding IS630 family transposase — translated: MGAWVAFEDEAGQDLKPGKGRTWSRQGRTPLVKVTGKGSGRVLMAGMICVRPGRETRLIYRTQTYRGRTGEKKGFRAREFADLLTSARRQLGGAPLIVVWDNASTHHAKALREFCERNSDWLTIVKLPPYAPDLNPVEGVWAHLKKSLANLAPRTIEDLTPLVKNRLRDIQGRPKVLDGFIAETGLGVQSP
- a CDS encoding DUF2399 domain-containing protein, giving the protein MIIRRYGAQPWRMGGEHYEHLAARTATPRAAARRPARQRGLDPDLASAMSAPGVALHEEVTFDLLVNDLSGRTQGHLGTRGGLRVQGGSPSAGSHRGADPLPEPLPSHAATTDPILPTCGNAIEAGRLSARTSFGTKRSWVQIPPPRQLKYQVRGLIRLVGRALEWFLEVADWPPDRGGMIWPARSRWPRVLVRTRAGCSLTRSRSGCRGVLWIPGRRGPGACGEGR
- a CDS encoding alpha/beta hydrolase, encoding MQGNAAKQLADPKEPPMYLLGIGDERLGRAVVAFGNLDKPENVSAYVPGLGTALDDGFAGGDVKRAYDTAVDARNIDPSSASLVWLGYDPPQLDAPQDAATSLSDADVMSAHDAEVGAPAYNSFMGGRAATNDHEDPHLAAIGHSYGSRPVGAATQEPGGTPGADDIILVGSPRTGVDHAEDLGVGKDHVFVGAAANDPVTHLPSKKEAVAGTVGYLGGGPIGAYVLGDLADQGDDDLWFGKDPAGEAFGARRFKVSDGPVPLLGGQGLTPAHSNYFNPARDKDPVSAANIAAVVADRPDLVTWDKYR
- the ctaD gene encoding cytochrome c oxidase subunit I gives rise to the protein MTERPSAEVTAAGPRPPAVRRARPTWIQWLTTTDHKQIGTMYLVCAFAFFLIGGVLALLMRAELARPGLQIMTNEQFNQAFTMHGSIMLLLFAMPLFTGFANWIMPLQIGAPDVAFPRLNMLAFWLFLFGSLIAAGGFLTPDGAADFGWFLYAPLSDAVHSPGLGSDLWIMGVALSGFGSIAGAVNFITTIICMRAPGMTMFRMPIFVWNVLLTALLVLIVFPVLAAALFALECDRKFGSHIFDAANGGALLWQHLFWFFGHPEVYILALPFFGIVSEVIPVFSRKPMFGYMGLIAATISIAGLSVTVWAHHMYVTGGVLLPFFSFMTFLIAVPTGVKFFNWIGTMWKGSLSFETPMLWTTGFLITFVFGGLTGVILASPPLDFHVSDSYFVVAHFHYTIFGTVVYAMFAGFHFWWPKFTGKMLDERLGKITFWTLTVGFHLTFLVQHWLGAEGMPRRYADYLATDGFTALNTVSTIGSFLLGLSILPFFYNVWKTAKYAEPVGVDDPWGYGRSLEWATSCPPPRHNFTTLPRIRSESPAFDLHHPEIAALEAEAAS